Proteins encoded by one window of Cydia fagiglandana chromosome Z, ilCydFagi1.1, whole genome shotgun sequence:
- the LOC134678856 gene encoding uncharacterized protein LOC134678856 isoform X1 → MPPKGVGRGAWRRRGRGGRHDDAASATMTLPPPARPAHPSAHRAMRYYRIWIYACNGALLLGSLAFCAAAGRALADYRRALVPGLNAAQPGFLYGYAALPVQTGLLQMLGCVAALRLSERLLNAYWFALLALLVGDAAIGVYWAFRFERVCRELRPQLKLRLLRDYETDAEFTEAWDRLQREQRCCGVTGPADFAHLNRTSLPASCCRMPAHTPATTSALFAATSSTSLATFTPAHCVPHTAACADRLQNWTRRTADALFVLGYCVIAFLKLCFLGILRYEIKEMIQKIRLIRSELGAGELLDGSPIHGGPLSQTVIVNAVNANGGVRAHGGSPERAGERDALLGRLTDTCSRRGTHEDPLASKTINGNNNCEMRELARGEYRPLAADSAATRI, encoded by the coding sequence AGGCGTGGGGCGCGGCGcgtggcggcggcgcgggcgcggcgggcggcatGATGACGCGGCGTCCGCCACCATGACGCtgccgccgcccgcgcgcccCGCCCATCCCTCCGCGCATCGCGCCATGCGCTATTACCGCATCTGGATATATGCGTGCAACGGCGCGCTGCTCCTGGGTTCGTTGGCCTTCTGCGCGGCTGCTGGCCGCGCTCTCGCAGACTACCGCCGCGCTCTGGTCCCTGGTCTTAACGCCGCACAACCAGGTTTCCTGTATGGCTACGCGGCGTTACCTGTGCAAACAGGTCTGCTGCAGATGCTCGGATGTGTCGCGGCGCTTCGACTCTCTGAGCGATTACTTAACGCATACTGGTTTGCTCTTCTTGCGCTGCTTGTTGGGGACGCCGCCATCGGTGTTTACTGGGCTTTCCGATTTGAGCGAGTCTGTCGAGAACTGCGTCCCCAACTAAAGTTACGTCTGCTTAGAGATTACGAAACTGATGCGGAATTCACGGAAGCCTGGGATCGCCTCCAAAGAGAACAGCGCTGTTGCGGTGTGACCGGACCGGCCGATTTCGCGCACCTGAACCGTACATCTCTACCCGCGAGCTGTTGCCGCATGCCGGCGCACACGCCCGCCACGACGTCTGCACTGTTTGCTGCCACGTCCAGTACGTCGCTCGCCACCTTCACGCCCGCCCACTGCGTCCCGCACACTGCGGCGTGCGCGGACCGATTACAGAACTGGACTCGACGAACTGCTGACGCGTTGTTTGTGCTAGGTTACTGTGTGATCGCGTTTTTGAAGTTATGTTTTCTCGGAATTTTACGATATGAGATAAAAGAGATGATCCAAAAAATTAGACTTATTCGAAGCGAGCTCGGAGCCGGTGAACTTTTAGATGGTAGCCCGATCCATGGCGGGCCATTGTCACAGACGGTGATAGTAAACGCTGTGAACGCAAATGGCGGCGTGCGGGCGCATGGTGGCAGTCCCGAGCGAGCAGGTGAGCGAGACGCGCTGCTTGGACGCCTAACAGACACGTGCTCGCGGCGCGGCACTCACGAAGATCCTTTGGCGTCGAAAACTATAAACGGGAACAACAATTGTGAGATGCGCGAGTTGGCACGAGGAGAGTACAGACCGTTGGCGGCGGACAGTGCGGCGACTCGGATCTGA
- the LOC134678856 gene encoding CD82 antigen-like isoform X2, producing MTLPPPARPAHPSAHRAMRYYRIWIYACNGALLLGSLAFCAAAGRALADYRRALVPGLNAAQPGFLYGYAALPVQTGLLQMLGCVAALRLSERLLNAYWFALLALLVGDAAIGVYWAFRFERVCRELRPQLKLRLLRDYETDAEFTEAWDRLQREQRCCGVTGPADFAHLNRTSLPASCCRMPAHTPATTSALFAATSSTSLATFTPAHCVPHTAACADRLQNWTRRTADALFVLGYCVIAFLKLCFLGILRYEIKEMIQKIRLIRSELGAGELLDGSPIHGGPLSQTVIVNAVNANGGVRAHGGSPERAGERDALLGRLTDTCSRRGTHEDPLASKTINGNNNCEMRELARGEYRPLAADSAATRI from the coding sequence ATGACGCtgccgccgcccgcgcgcccCGCCCATCCCTCCGCGCATCGCGCCATGCGCTATTACCGCATCTGGATATATGCGTGCAACGGCGCGCTGCTCCTGGGTTCGTTGGCCTTCTGCGCGGCTGCTGGCCGCGCTCTCGCAGACTACCGCCGCGCTCTGGTCCCTGGTCTTAACGCCGCACAACCAGGTTTCCTGTATGGCTACGCGGCGTTACCTGTGCAAACAGGTCTGCTGCAGATGCTCGGATGTGTCGCGGCGCTTCGACTCTCTGAGCGATTACTTAACGCATACTGGTTTGCTCTTCTTGCGCTGCTTGTTGGGGACGCCGCCATCGGTGTTTACTGGGCTTTCCGATTTGAGCGAGTCTGTCGAGAACTGCGTCCCCAACTAAAGTTACGTCTGCTTAGAGATTACGAAACTGATGCGGAATTCACGGAAGCCTGGGATCGCCTCCAAAGAGAACAGCGCTGTTGCGGTGTGACCGGACCGGCCGATTTCGCGCACCTGAACCGTACATCTCTACCCGCGAGCTGTTGCCGCATGCCGGCGCACACGCCCGCCACGACGTCTGCACTGTTTGCTGCCACGTCCAGTACGTCGCTCGCCACCTTCACGCCCGCCCACTGCGTCCCGCACACTGCGGCGTGCGCGGACCGATTACAGAACTGGACTCGACGAACTGCTGACGCGTTGTTTGTGCTAGGTTACTGTGTGATCGCGTTTTTGAAGTTATGTTTTCTCGGAATTTTACGATATGAGATAAAAGAGATGATCCAAAAAATTAGACTTATTCGAAGCGAGCTCGGAGCCGGTGAACTTTTAGATGGTAGCCCGATCCATGGCGGGCCATTGTCACAGACGGTGATAGTAAACGCTGTGAACGCAAATGGCGGCGTGCGGGCGCATGGTGGCAGTCCCGAGCGAGCAGGTGAGCGAGACGCGCTGCTTGGACGCCTAACAGACACGTGCTCGCGGCGCGGCACTCACGAAGATCCTTTGGCGTCGAAAACTATAAACGGGAACAACAATTGTGAGATGCGCGAGTTGGCACGAGGAGAGTACAGACCGTTGGCGGCGGACAGTGCGGCGACTCGGATCTGA